In Marinobacter salinisoli, the DNA window GGCGATTACTTGTTTTTTTCCAATCGGACAATGCCATGATCGAATCCGACCGACTGATTTCAGCCCAGGCCGGTGATTACGAAGAGGTACAGGATCGGGCGATACGTCCTACTCTCCTGAACGAATACGTCGGGCAGCCTACGGTGCGTGAGCAGATGGAGATCTTCATCTCCGCCGCCCGTGGGCGTCAGGAAGCCCTCGATCACGTGCTGATCTTCGGCCCGCCAGGGTTGGGCAAAACCACGCTGGCGAACATCATTGCCAACGAGATGGGCGTGTCAATCAAGACAACGTCCGGCCCGGTACTGGAAAAGGCGGGCGACCTCGCCGCCATGCTGACCAACCTCGAAGAAGGCGATGTGCTTTTCATCGATGAAATCCACCGGCTCAGTGCGGCTGTGGAAGAGGTGCTGTATCCGGCGATGGAGGACTACCAGCTGGATATCATGATTGGTGAAGGGCCGGCCGCTCGTTCGATCAAGCTCGATTTGCCGCCCTTCACGCTGGTGGGCGCAACAACCCGCGCGGGTTTGCTGACATCACCCTTACGGGACAGGTTTGGCATTGTTCAGCGGCTTGAGTTTTACAATACGGCCGATCTGACCCATATCATCCAGCGGTCCGGACGGCTGTCTTCGGTTGATATTGATCAGGCCGGTGCGTTTGAGATTGCACGCCGCTCACGCGGCACGCCACGAATTGCCAATCGGCTGTTGCGCCGGGTCAGGGATTTTGCAGAGGTGCGCGCAGACGGCCACATCAGTGCTGAAGTGGCGGATCAGGCGCTCAACCTGTTAAAGGTGGATGGCGAAGGATTCGATCATATGGACCGGCGATTGCTGCTGGCAATGATTGAGAAATTCGACGGTGGGCCGGTGGGAGTTGATAGTCTGGCTGCCGCGATTAGTGAGGAGCGAGGCACGATCGAAGACGTGCTGGAGCCGTTTTTGATCCAGCAGGGCTTCATGGTTCGGACGCCCCGTGGGCGGATGGTGACCTCGAGTGCCTACCAGCATTTCGGCGTGGTGGCACCCAAGCCGGGTGCGGAGGACGACCTTTTTGGTTGATCGGGGCCCGGCTAAATCGTTCGAATTGCCCCTGCGTGTTTATATTGAGGACACGGATGCAGGGGGCATCGTTTTTCATGCCAAGTATCTGCACTACATGGAACGTGCCCGTACCGAATGGGTGCGCAGTTGTGGGGTGGGTCTGAGGGCCGGGCTGACGCAAAACATCAGTTATGTTGTCAGTCGTATGAACATCAGTTACGCCAGGCCGGCCAGACTGGATGATCAGTTGCTGGCGACCGCCGAGCCCGTTGGTTTTGGGCGGGCCTGGATGGATCTGCGCCAGGAAGTGTTGCGGGCAGAGGACCGGCAGCTGCTTTGCTCTGCGGATGTCCGTGTGGCCTGCGTAGCGCTGGACACCGGGCGTCCGCGGCGCTTTCCTGAAGATATGCAGAACGTACTGAACAATCACATTCAGATTGAACAATAAGCCAGGAGCAAAAGGTGGAATCGGAAGTTTCAGTTTGGTACCTCATCGCCAATGCCGGTGTGCTGGTGCAGCTCGTTATGCTGTTGCTCGCACTGGCATCC includes these proteins:
- the ruvB gene encoding Holliday junction branch migration DNA helicase RuvB, producing the protein MIESDRLISAQAGDYEEVQDRAIRPTLLNEYVGQPTVREQMEIFISAARGRQEALDHVLIFGPPGLGKTTLANIIANEMGVSIKTTSGPVLEKAGDLAAMLTNLEEGDVLFIDEIHRLSAAVEEVLYPAMEDYQLDIMIGEGPAARSIKLDLPPFTLVGATTRAGLLTSPLRDRFGIVQRLEFYNTADLTHIIQRSGRLSSVDIDQAGAFEIARRSRGTPRIANRLLRRVRDFAEVRADGHISAEVADQALNLLKVDGEGFDHMDRRLLLAMIEKFDGGPVGVDSLAAAISEERGTIEDVLEPFLIQQGFMVRTPRGRMVTSSAYQHFGVVAPKPGAEDDLFG
- a CDS encoding YbgC/FadM family acyl-CoA thioesterase, whose amino-acid sequence is MVDRGPAKSFELPLRVYIEDTDAGGIVFHAKYLHYMERARTEWVRSCGVGLRAGLTQNISYVVSRMNISYARPARLDDQLLATAEPVGFGRAWMDLRQEVLRAEDRQLLCSADVRVACVALDTGRPRRFPEDMQNVLNNHIQIEQ